The DNA sequence CGTGAAGGCGGGGGAGGGCGATCTGTACGTGGCCGGCGGGGTGGAGTCGATGACGCGCGCGCCCTACGTGCTGAGCAAGAGCGCCCAGCCGTTCGGCCGTGACATGCAGCTCTTCGATACGGCGCTGGGCTGGCGCTTCGTGAACCCGCTGATGAAGCAGGCGCACGGCACGGACTCGATGGGCGAGACGGCGGAGAACGTGGCGGCGCGGTACCACGTGAGCCGCGAGGACCAGGATGCCTTCGCGCTGCGCTCGCAGCAGAAGGCGCTGGCGGCACGCAACGACGGACGGCTGGCCGAGGAGATCGTGCCGGTGCTGATCCCGCAGAAGAAGGGCGATCCGCTGCCGGTGCAGCACGACGAGTTCATTCGGCCGGACACGACGCTGGAGAAGCTCGCGAAGCTCAAGCCGGCCTTCCGCCACGACGGGCAGGGAAGCGTCACGGCGGGCAACAGCTCGGGGCTGAACGACGGCGCCGCGGCGCTGTTGATCGCGAGCGACGCCGCGCTCCAGCGCGAGAAGCTCAGCCCGCTGGCCCGCGTGGTCGCCAGCGCCGCGGCCGGCGTGGAGCCGCGCATCATGGGCATGGGCCCCGTGCCGGCGACGCGACTCGTGCTCGAGCGCGCGGGGCTGACGCTCGACCAGATGGACGTCATCGAGATCAACGAGGCGTTCGCAGCGCAGGGGTTGGCGTGCCTGCGCGAGCTCGGTGTGGCGGATGACGACGCGCGCGTGAATCCCAACGGCGGCGCGATCGCGCTCGGGCACCCGCTCGGCATGAGTGGCGCGCGCCTGGCATTGACCGCAGCGCGCGAGCTCAAGCGGCGGAAGGGACGCTATGCCTTGGCGACGATGTGCATCGGCGTCGGCCAGGGCTACGCGGTGATCCTCGAGCGCGCGTAAGGGATCGCCGCCGTGAGCATCTACGCCTTCGACGGTTTCATTCCGGTGGTGCATGAGAGCGCCTTCGTGCATCCCAAGGCGTCGGTCACGGGCAACGTGATCATCGGCAAGGACGTGTACATCGGCCCGGGCGCGGCGATCCGCGGTGACTGGGGCGGCATCGTGATCGAAGACGGCTGCAACGTGCAGGAGAACTGCACGGTGCACATGTTCCCCGGCGTGACGGTGGTGCTGGAAGCCGGCGCGCACATCGGGCACGGGGCGGTGGTGCACGGGGCGCGCATCGGCGCGAACGCCCTGATCGGCATGAACGCCGTGATCATGGACAACGCGACGGTCGGCACGGGAAGCATCGTGGGGGCGCTGTGCTTCGTGCCGACCGAGATGCAGATCCCGCCGCGCAGCGTGGTGGTGGGGAATCCGGCGAAGATCGTGAAGGAGGTCAGCGACGACATGCTCGCGTGGAAGGGCGAGGGCACGGCGCTGTACCAGCAGCTCCCCGCGCAGATGCGCGCGAGCTGGCGGGAAGTCGAGCCGCTGCGCGAGGTCCCGCAGGACCGGCCCGCGCAGTCGAACGCACTCAAGACCTGGAAGCAGACCAAGGAATCGCGATGAAGCTCAAGAATTACGCGCTCGGCCAGTGGGTCGAGGGGACGGGCAAGTCCACCACGCTGTTCAATGCCGTCACCGGCGAGCCGGTGGCCGAGGCCTCCAGCGGTGGATTGGACTTCAAGGCGATGGCGGAGTACGGGCGGCGCGTCGGCGGGCCCAAGCTCCGCGCGATGACCTTCCATCAGCGGGCGGCGATGCTGAAGGCGGTCGCCAAGTACCTGACGGAGCGCAAGGACGCGTTCTATGCGGTCAGCGCATACACGGGTGCGACGAAGATCGATAGTTGGATCGACATCGACGGCGGCTTCGGCACGTTCTTCGCGTATGCGAGCCGCGGGCGCCGCGAGTTCCCGAACGAGACCTTCCATGTGGAGGGTCCGACGGAGCCGCTGTCGAAGGGCGGCACCTTCATCGGGCGCCACATCTGCGTGCCGCTCGAGGGCGTGGCGGTGCACATCAATGCGTTCAACTTCCCCGTGTGGGGGATGATGGAGAAGTTGGCGCCGACGCTGTTGGCCGGCGTGCCGGCGATCGTGAAGCCGGCGACGGCGACGAGCTATCTCACCGAAGCCGTGTTCAAGGAGATGATCGCGTCGGGCATCCTGCCCGAGGGCGCCGTGCAGCTCATCTGCGGCAGCGCCGGCGACTTGCTCGACCACGTGACGGAGCAGGACGCCGTGGCGTTCACGGGCTCCGCGGCGACGGGGCGCATGCTGAAGGAGAGCAAGGCGATCGTCGAGCACGCGGTACGCTTCAACATGGAAGCGGACTCGCTGAACTGCGCGATCCTCGCGCCGGACGCGGCGCCGGGTACGGAGGAGTTCGACCTCTTCATCAAGGAAGTGGTGAAGGAGATGACGGTGAAGGCCGGGCAGAAGTGCACGGCCGTGCGCCGCACCATCGTGCCCGCCGGCATGGAAGAGGACGTGATCAAGGCGATCCGCGCGCGGCTGGAGAAGACCACGGTCGGCGATCCGTCCGTCGAAGGCGTGCGCATGGGGCCGTTGGCCAGCAAGGCGCAGGTGCGCGACGTCGGGCTCGCCGCCGAGCGCATCCGCACGGCGGCGGAGCGCGTGGTGGGTGGCGGGGATTTCGCGGTGGTCGGTGCGGATCGGGAGAAGGGCGCCTTCTACCAGCCGGAACTGATGTACTGCGCGGATCCGTTCGCGAAGACCGAGCCGCACGACGTCGAGGCCTTCGGCCCCGTGAACACCGTGATGCCGTACCAGACGCTCGACGAGGCGATCGAGCTGGCGCGTCGCGGACGCGGTTCGCTCTGCGGCTCGCTGGTGACG is a window from the Pseudogemmatithrix spongiicola genome containing:
- a CDS encoding transferase hexapeptide repeat family protein is translated as MSIYAFDGFIPVVHESAFVHPKASVTGNVIIGKDVYIGPGAAIRGDWGGIVIEDGCNVQENCTVHMFPGVTVVLEAGAHIGHGAVVHGARIGANALIGMNAVIMDNATVGTGSIVGALCFVPTEMQIPPRSVVVGNPAKIVKEVSDDMLAWKGEGTALYQQLPAQMRASWREVEPLREVPQDRPAQSNALKTWKQTKESR
- the pcaF gene encoding 3-oxoadipyl-CoA thiolase, with the protein product MIDAFLVDGIRTPIGNLGGALSAIRPDDLGAHAIRELLKRHPALDPARIADVILGCANQAGEDNRNVARMALLLAGVPQTVPGETVNRLCASGLSAVANAARAVKAGEGDLYVAGGVESMTRAPYVLSKSAQPFGRDMQLFDTALGWRFVNPLMKQAHGTDSMGETAENVAARYHVSREDQDAFALRSQQKALAARNDGRLAEEIVPVLIPQKKGDPLPVQHDEFIRPDTTLEKLAKLKPAFRHDGQGSVTAGNSSGLNDGAAALLIASDAALQREKLSPLARVVASAAAGVEPRIMGMGPVPATRLVLERAGLTLDQMDVIEINEAFAAQGLACLRELGVADDDARVNPNGGAIALGHPLGMSGARLALTAARELKRRKGRYALATMCIGVGQGYAVILERA
- the paaZ gene encoding phenylacetic acid degradation bifunctional protein PaaZ, translated to MKLKNYALGQWVEGTGKSTTLFNAVTGEPVAEASSGGLDFKAMAEYGRRVGGPKLRAMTFHQRAAMLKAVAKYLTERKDAFYAVSAYTGATKIDSWIDIDGGFGTFFAYASRGRREFPNETFHVEGPTEPLSKGGTFIGRHICVPLEGVAVHINAFNFPVWGMMEKLAPTLLAGVPAIVKPATATSYLTEAVFKEMIASGILPEGAVQLICGSAGDLLDHVTEQDAVAFTGSAATGRMLKESKAIVEHAVRFNMEADSLNCAILAPDAAPGTEEFDLFIKEVVKEMTVKAGQKCTAVRRTIVPAGMEEDVIKAIRARLEKTTVGDPSVEGVRMGPLASKAQVRDVGLAAERIRTAAERVVGGGDFAVVGADREKGAFYQPELMYCADPFAKTEPHDVEAFGPVNTVMPYQTLDEAIELARRGRGSLCGSLVTADPATAQKVVLGVAPYHGRLLVLDRSSAKESTGHGSPLPNLVHGGPGRAGGGEEMGGARGVLHYMQRTAVQGSPSVLTAITREWTKGATETTDAVHPFRKTFDELHIGDTLVTGTRTITLDDIVKFAELSGDKFYAHMNDEEARSNGIFEGRVAHGYFIVSAAAGLFVEPSLGPVLANYGLENLRFTKPVYPGDTIQVRLTVKQKTAKDTPEGGIPQGVVEWDVEVTNQSGEAVALYSILTLVRRAA